From Cyclobacteriaceae bacterium, a single genomic window includes:
- a CDS encoding cupin domain-containing protein yields the protein MHTNLAQKFSKFSEHWHPYIIGELNENYVKIAKLKGDLIWHKHDGEDELFIVLEGTLMMDFRDKATVSTKPGEILIVPKGVEHRPWTQDEEVKIILVEPKSTKHTGDVIVEQTVTQQEWI from the coding sequence ATGCATACCAACCTTGCTCAAAAATTCTCCAAGTTTTCGGAACACTGGCACCCATACATCATTGGTGAATTGAATGAAAACTATGTAAAGATTGCCAAACTGAAGGGTGATCTCATCTGGCATAAGCATGATGGTGAAGACGAATTATTCATTGTCCTGGAGGGAACGTTAATGATGGATTTCAGGGACAAGGCAACGGTCTCTACAAAACCAGGAGAGATTCTTATTGTTCCAAAAGGAGTTGAGCATCGCCCCTGGACACAAGATGAGGAAGTCAAGATTATTCTCGTTGAGCCTAAATCGACCAAGCATACAGGGGATGTGATTGTTGAACAAACAGTCACTCAGCAAGAATGGATATAG
- a CDS encoding dihydrodipicolinate synthase family protein, which yields MFQGVIPALTTKFNSNDTLDYKLFEKNLKAQLDAGVEGVILGGSLGEASVLSTNEKFDLVKFTLEKVAGKVPVILNIAEGSTRDAISLAQSAEKLGCRGLMLLPPMRYKSDDRETVTYFKSVAAASSLPIMIYNNPVDYKVDVTLDMFAELVDVPTILAVKESTRDVSNVTRMFNRFGQRFKVLCGVDPLAMEELLMGAHGWVAGLVCAFPAETVTIYKLIKAGRIAEALVIYRWFLPVLELDIHAKLVQYIKLAEAETGLGSEIVRAPRLTLVGEERERILKIIRDGISTRPVIPNL from the coding sequence ATGTTTCAAGGTGTTATTCCAGCTCTAACAACAAAGTTCAACTCTAACGACACGCTCGATTATAAATTGTTTGAGAAAAATCTCAAGGCCCAGCTTGATGCTGGTGTTGAAGGTGTCATTCTTGGAGGATCTCTTGGTGAGGCGAGTGTGCTGTCAACAAACGAAAAGTTTGATTTGGTAAAATTCACTCTCGAGAAAGTTGCCGGTAAAGTTCCGGTCATCCTTAACATTGCAGAAGGAAGTACACGAGATGCAATAAGTCTTGCGCAATCAGCTGAAAAGCTTGGATGCAGAGGATTGATGTTGTTGCCGCCTATGCGTTACAAATCAGATGACAGAGAAACGGTAACGTATTTTAAATCTGTTGCAGCAGCTTCTTCATTACCCATTATGATTTATAATAATCCAGTAGACTATAAGGTAGATGTGACACTGGATATGTTTGCTGAATTGGTGGATGTTCCTACCATTCTGGCAGTAAAAGAGTCTACGCGCGACGTGAGTAATGTAACACGCATGTTCAATCGCTTTGGCCAAAGGTTTAAGGTACTTTGTGGTGTTGATCCTCTTGCAATGGAAGAATTGCTGATGGGTGCGCATGGATGGGTAGCGGGACTAGTCTGTGCTTTTCCTGCTGAAACTGTTACGATCTATAAATTGATAAAAGCCGGAAGAATAGCAGAAGCTTTGGTTATTTACCGTTGGTTTCTTCCTGTTCTGGAACTTGATATTCATGCAAAGCTGGTACAGTACATAAAGCTTGCAGAAGCTGAAACCGGTCTCGGTTCTGAAATTGTCCGCGCTCCAAGACTTACATTAGTGGGAGAGGAGCGTGAGCGGATTCTTAAGATCATTCGCGACGGTATCTCAACAAGACCAGTTATCCCCAACCTATAA
- a CDS encoding efflux RND transporter permease subunit produces the protein MQDIEKEFKPTSWAIDNKVSIYVATIFVCLAGIMTYVGLPKENFPEVVFPQIFVATVYPGASPTDIENLITKEIEKEVKSISGVKKIKSSSVQSFSNVIIEFETDIDVAEAKVEVKDAVDRAKQNLPSDLKDDPQVIEIDISEQPIMNVNLSGDYDLATLKKYAEQMQDAIEAVREIRRVDIVGALTREIQINVDMFKLGLAGVSLDDIENSVRGENVIIPGGQLSVDGMKRSLTVNGEFISAEQLGNTVVGSTKGGKIYMKDIADVIDSHKEQESFARLDKKNVITLNVIKRSGENLIIASDQINQIVADFRQTLPAGVEITITADQSDQTRMTLHDLINTIIIGFVLVTLILMFFMGATNAIFVALSVPLSAFISFLVFPTLGFTLNMMTLFSFLLALGIVVDDAIVVIENTHRVFDNGKVPIRKAAKIAAGEVFLPVLSGTLVVLAPFIPLAFWPGVIGKFMFYLPITLIVTLLASLLVAYIMNPVFAADFMDVHDHDHETKSKFTRGYKITAVVFASLALVSYIIGWFGMGNFAVFMFGIYSLHHFLLSRVISHFQTDAWPRVQVRYKKTIAKLLQGYRPIWVMLAVIGLFFASIGFTIIRNPPVVFFPNGDPNFIFTYVTIPIGTDQRVTDSITNIVEKRVTNVVGENNPMVKSIISNVAVGASEDPFGGTNAQPHLGKVTVAFVDFSKRDGQSTKVILDSIRKNVKGIRGAEISVNQEANGPPTGKPINIEIAAEDFDILVATANRTKRYLDSLQVPGVEELKSDFQSDKPEIIISIDREKANREGISTAQIGMALNTAINGKEVSKFRDDNDDYEITLRIKEDLRNDINTLMNLPLTYRDMSSGGQVRQVPMSSVAKIEYSNSYAGIRRIDQKRVITLSSNVLTGANANEVVADIQSKISDLSVPDGVTIKMTGEQEEQAETGAFLGVAALTALGLILMILVTQFNSTSKPIIILAEIGFSIIGVLIGFSLFKMEISIVMSGVGVMALAGIVVRNGILMVEFIDLLISQGMELREAIAEAAKTRMTPVLLTAMAATLGLIPLAVGLNIDFVTLFTEFNPHIFFGGDNVAFWGPLSWTMIFGLIFGTILTLFLVPVMYLLIAKLKSKVFKKSKAPEVVSETVVVAH, from the coding sequence ATGCAAGACATAGAAAAAGAATTTAAGCCCACCAGTTGGGCCATTGATAACAAGGTGAGTATTTACGTAGCCACGATATTCGTGTGTCTCGCAGGTATCATGACCTATGTTGGTCTTCCAAAAGAAAACTTTCCGGAAGTTGTGTTCCCACAGATTTTCGTTGCAACAGTTTACCCTGGTGCTTCACCAACAGATATTGAAAATCTTATCACCAAAGAAATTGAGAAAGAAGTCAAGTCAATTTCAGGTGTAAAGAAGATCAAGAGTAGCTCTGTCCAGAGTTTTTCCAACGTCATTATCGAGTTTGAAACAGATATTGATGTTGCGGAAGCGAAAGTAGAAGTAAAAGATGCTGTTGATCGCGCAAAGCAAAATCTTCCTAGTGATCTGAAGGATGATCCTCAGGTTATAGAAATTGATATTTCTGAACAACCAATCATGAATGTCAACCTTTCGGGAGACTATGATCTCGCGACGTTGAAAAAGTATGCTGAGCAGATGCAGGATGCGATTGAAGCTGTCCGTGAAATCAGACGTGTAGATATCGTTGGTGCATTGACCCGCGAAATACAAATCAATGTTGACATGTTCAAGTTAGGACTGGCTGGAGTTAGTCTTGATGATATTGAAAATTCGGTAAGAGGTGAAAACGTGATCATACCAGGAGGGCAGTTGTCTGTCGATGGAATGAAAAGATCTCTAACGGTCAATGGTGAATTTATTTCTGCTGAACAATTAGGTAATACTGTTGTGGGATCTACCAAAGGTGGTAAGATCTACATGAAGGATATCGCCGATGTGATTGATTCCCATAAGGAACAAGAGAGTTTCGCTCGTCTTGACAAGAAAAATGTAATCACGCTTAACGTTATTAAACGTAGTGGCGAGAATCTGATCATTGCGTCTGACCAGATCAATCAGATTGTTGCTGATTTCAGACAAACATTACCGGCAGGAGTGGAGATTACCATTACAGCTGATCAATCTGATCAGACACGTATGACCCTTCATGATCTTATTAATACAATCATCATTGGATTTGTATTGGTAACACTGATCCTTATGTTTTTTATGGGGGCTACCAATGCAATATTTGTTGCGTTATCAGTTCCTCTATCTGCTTTTATTTCCTTCCTCGTTTTCCCGACACTAGGGTTTACGCTGAATATGATGACGCTATTCTCATTCTTGCTGGCGTTGGGAATCGTTGTGGATGATGCAATTGTGGTTATTGAAAATACACACCGCGTTTTTGACAACGGAAAGGTTCCAATCCGGAAAGCCGCTAAAATTGCTGCTGGTGAAGTATTCCTTCCTGTATTATCAGGTACACTTGTTGTTCTTGCGCCGTTTATACCCCTGGCATTCTGGCCAGGTGTAATCGGAAAGTTCATGTTTTATCTTCCGATAACTCTCATCGTAACGTTGCTGGCTTCATTGCTTGTAGCGTATATCATGAATCCGGTTTTTGCCGCTGACTTCATGGATGTTCATGATCATGATCATGAAACGAAGAGCAAATTCACACGTGGGTATAAGATCACTGCAGTTGTTTTTGCATCTCTTGCGCTTGTATCTTACATCATAGGTTGGTTTGGTATGGGTAATTTTGCAGTCTTCATGTTTGGAATTTATTCCCTGCATCATTTCTTGTTAAGTCGTGTCATATCTCATTTCCAGACTGACGCGTGGCCTAGAGTGCAGGTTAGATATAAGAAAACAATTGCTAAGCTATTACAAGGTTACAGACCAATATGGGTTATGTTAGCTGTGATTGGATTGTTTTTCGCTTCAATAGGATTTACAATTATCCGTAATCCACCGGTTGTATTTTTTCCTAACGGTGACCCTAACTTCATTTTCACGTACGTCACCATTCCGATTGGTACAGATCAGCGTGTTACGGATTCGATCACAAACATTGTGGAGAAGCGTGTGACAAATGTTGTTGGTGAAAATAACCCAATGGTTAAATCGATTATTTCCAATGTCGCTGTCGGAGCTTCTGAAGATCCGTTTGGTGGTACCAATGCACAACCTCACTTGGGAAAAGTGACGGTAGCTTTTGTTGATTTTTCCAAGAGAGATGGACAATCAACGAAAGTGATATTGGATTCAATTCGTAAAAATGTAAAGGGTATCCGTGGAGCTGAAATTTCCGTAAACCAAGAAGCTAATGGCCCTCCGACAGGAAAGCCAATCAATATTGAGATTGCTGCAGAGGACTTTGATATTCTGGTTGCAACAGCAAATCGCACGAAACGTTATCTGGATTCACTTCAGGTTCCAGGTGTGGAAGAATTGAAATCTGATTTTCAAAGTGATAAGCCTGAGATTATTATTTCAATTGATCGTGAGAAGGCAAACCGGGAAGGTATTTCAACTGCTCAAATAGGAATGGCATTGAATACTGCGATCAATGGAAAGGAAGTTTCAAAGTTCCGTGATGATAATGATGATTATGAAATAACACTTCGAATCAAGGAAGATCTGAGAAACGATATTAATACGTTAATGAATCTTCCATTGACATATCGAGATATGAGTTCCGGTGGACAAGTTCGCCAGGTTCCAATGTCTTCAGTAGCTAAAATTGAATATTCAAACAGCTATGCGGGAATTCGACGCATCGATCAGAAACGTGTGATTACTTTATCATCCAACGTTTTGACTGGTGCAAATGCGAATGAAGTTGTAGCGGATATCCAAAGTAAAATATCTGATTTGAGTGTTCCGGATGGAGTGACTATTAAAATGACAGGTGAACAGGAAGAGCAGGCTGAAACAGGCGCATTTCTTGGAGTAGCGGCGTTGACAGCCCTTGGTTTGATCCTTATGATTCTTGTCACTCAATTCAACTCAACGAGCAAACCCATCATTATCCTTGCGGAGATTGGATTCAGTATTATCGGCGTGCTGATTGGATTCTCTTTATTCAAAATGGAAATTTCGATTGTCATGTCAGGTGTTGGTGTGATGGCCCTTGCGGGGATCGTGGTAAGGAATGGAATTTTGATGGTTGAATTTATAGACTTGCTGATTTCTCAAGGAATGGAATTGCGTGAAGCGATTGCCGAAGCGGCGAAGACGCGTATGACTCCGGTTTTGCTGACAGCAATGGCTGCAACACTTGGACTAATTCCGCTCGCCGTGGGTTTGAATATTGACTTCGTAACATTGTTTACAGAATTCAATCCTCATATCTTCTTTGGTGGCGATAACGTTGCATTCTGGGGACCTCTTTCATGGACAATGATCTTTGGATTGATCTTTGGAACTATCCTGACACTCTTTCTGGTACCCGTTATGTATCTGCTGATTGCCAAGCTGAAGTCTAAGGTTTTCAAGAAAAGCAAGGCTCCTGAAGTAGTTTCTGAGACCGTTGTAGTAGCACATTAA
- a CDS encoding aldehyde dehydrogenase (NADP(+)) codes for MFKDIGDKEIDKILQQSQQAFLKYRRVSGLSKSVFLEVIASEIEALGEALIRTAMEETNLPQARLEGERARTCNQLRQFSALVKEGSWVDARVDTAVPDRTPLPKPDIRKMMVPLGTVVVFGASNFPFAYSTAGVDTASALAAGCPVVLKAHPAHPGTSELVAEAILNAASKTGMPEYTFQHIHSSNFESGRILVQHSITKAVGFTGSFSGGKALYDYAAQRPDPIPVFSEMGSINPVFILPKSLKVRSEKVAEMYAASITQSVGQFCTNPGIMFSVDNPDLEKFAKQLGDKMKEIAPATMLHPGIAASFKKNREKALTQKGVSLIAESNQKPKENQGVSTLSTVHAKDFLNNPVLEEEVFGPYSLLVKASSIEELTEAVHKLPGQLTATIIGEEDDLIEYAEFIQLVVEKAGRIIINGVPTGVEVCPSMHHGGPFPATTDSRFTSVGIDAIKRFVRPVSFQNFPDVLLPDELKYSNPLHIWRLVNNELMK; via the coding sequence ATGTTTAAAGATATTGGAGATAAAGAGATTGATAAGATTCTGCAACAATCGCAACAGGCATTTTTGAAGTATCGACGCGTAAGTGGACTTTCAAAGTCTGTGTTTCTTGAAGTCATTGCAAGTGAAATTGAAGCTTTGGGTGAAGCCCTGATAAGGACAGCAATGGAAGAAACAAATCTTCCTCAGGCACGATTAGAAGGTGAACGTGCCAGAACCTGTAATCAACTCCGTCAATTCTCTGCTTTAGTGAAAGAAGGATCATGGGTGGATGCAAGGGTAGATACAGCAGTTCCTGATCGTACCCCCTTGCCTAAACCTGATATCAGAAAAATGATGGTTCCTTTGGGCACCGTAGTTGTTTTTGGCGCAAGTAATTTTCCTTTTGCATATTCAACTGCTGGTGTGGATACTGCTTCAGCACTGGCTGCCGGATGCCCTGTTGTATTAAAGGCACATCCTGCTCATCCTGGAACTTCTGAACTTGTTGCAGAGGCAATCTTAAATGCTGCTTCGAAAACCGGAATGCCGGAGTATACTTTTCAGCATATTCATAGCTCAAATTTTGAATCAGGAAGGATCCTGGTTCAGCACTCAATAACGAAAGCGGTAGGATTTACAGGATCTTTTTCTGGAGGTAAAGCATTGTATGATTATGCCGCTCAACGCCCTGATCCAATTCCTGTATTTTCTGAAATGGGTAGTATCAATCCAGTGTTCATCCTTCCAAAATCTTTGAAAGTGAGAAGTGAGAAAGTAGCAGAAATGTATGCAGCATCGATCACTCAAAGTGTTGGACAGTTTTGCACCAACCCGGGCATTATGTTTAGTGTTGACAACCCTGATCTTGAAAAATTCGCAAAACAGTTGGGGGATAAAATGAAAGAAATCGCTCCTGCAACAATGCTCCATCCCGGAATCGCAGCAAGTTTTAAAAAGAACCGGGAAAAGGCTTTAACTCAAAAAGGTGTCTCTCTAATTGCAGAATCGAATCAAAAGCCGAAAGAGAATCAGGGAGTTTCTACATTGTCGACGGTGCATGCAAAGGATTTTCTGAATAATCCAGTTTTGGAGGAAGAGGTATTTGGGCCATATTCTTTATTGGTCAAAGCATCTTCCATCGAAGAGCTTACAGAAGCCGTTCATAAATTGCCAGGACAACTGACTGCCACTATCATTGGTGAGGAAGATGACCTGATTGAATATGCTGAGTTTATCCAACTTGTTGTCGAGAAAGCCGGACGCATTATTATCAACGGCGTTCCTACAGGAGTAGAAGTGTGTCCTTCCATGCATCATGGAGGACCTTTTCCGGCAACAACAGATTCGCGTTTCACCTCCGTGGGAATAGATGCTATAAAACGGTTTGTTCGTCCTGTTTCATTTCAGAATTTTCCCGATGTTTTACTTCCTGATGAATTGAAATATAGTAATCCACTCCATATCTGGAGATTAGTTAATAATGAATTAATGAAATAA
- a CDS encoding metallophosphoesterase: MTIAIFIFFFLLIDYYFFQGVLAASKNWSPALKSIIRIGFWVPTFLCIVALFWWAIGNPYYFTATTRSFIITGIVATYFSKILGIIVLFTDDLQRGVRWIVGLFSEKKERLPGTAIPRSEFLSKVALATTVVPFTAFAYGILSGAHDYRVKKVTVKLKNLPKAFDGIRIGQLSDIHSGSFWNKTAVKGGVEMMMKEKPDVIFFTGDLVNNESSEVKDYVPIFDKLKAPLGVFSVTGNHDYGDYKNWTSEAEKKKNFQDLVQAHKLMGYDILMNEHRFLEQGGEKIAIIGNENWGAGRFSKYGKLDLACQNTDEAAVKLLLSHDPTHWDAQVRPNHPDIDVTFAGHTHGFQFGVEIGNIKWSPVQYVYRQWADLYREGDQYIYVNRGFGFLGYPGRVGMPPELTIMELKRG, encoded by the coding sequence ATGACAATTGCTATTTTCATCTTCTTCTTTCTGCTGATTGATTATTATTTCTTTCAGGGCGTTTTGGCAGCTAGTAAAAATTGGTCTCCAGCTTTAAAAAGTATTATTAGAATTGGATTTTGGGTTCCGACTTTCCTTTGCATCGTAGCTCTTTTCTGGTGGGCTATTGGAAACCCTTATTACTTTACAGCAACTACCCGCAGCTTTATTATTACTGGAATTGTTGCAACTTATTTTTCTAAAATACTTGGAATCATTGTGCTCTTTACGGATGATCTTCAAAGGGGTGTAAGATGGATTGTTGGTTTGTTTTCTGAAAAAAAGGAAAGGCTTCCCGGTACTGCTATCCCTCGTTCTGAATTTTTATCAAAAGTTGCATTAGCAACTACCGTCGTTCCCTTTACGGCTTTTGCCTATGGAATTCTTTCCGGCGCTCATGATTACAGAGTGAAAAAAGTGACTGTTAAATTGAAAAATCTTCCGAAGGCATTTGACGGTATTCGCATTGGTCAACTTTCAGATATTCATTCAGGAAGTTTTTGGAATAAGACTGCGGTCAAGGGTGGAGTGGAAATGATGATGAAAGAAAAGCCTGATGTTATATTTTTTACGGGCGATCTGGTGAATAATGAAAGTTCTGAAGTAAAGGACTACGTTCCGATCTTTGATAAACTGAAAGCTCCTCTTGGTGTTTTTTCAGTGACAGGTAATCATGATTATGGTGATTACAAAAACTGGACGTCAGAAGCGGAGAAGAAAAAAAATTTTCAAGATCTGGTGCAGGCTCACAAGCTCATGGGTTATGATATTCTTATGAATGAACATCGTTTTCTTGAGCAAGGTGGTGAAAAGATTGCAATTATAGGAAACGAGAACTGGGGTGCTGGAAGATTTTCAAAGTATGGAAAACTTGATCTTGCATGCCAGAACACAGACGAGGCGGCAGTTAAGTTGTTATTGTCTCATGACCCAACTCATTGGGATGCACAGGTAAGACCTAATCATCCTGATATTGATGTAACCTTTGCTGGTCATACGCATGGATTTCAATTTGGAGTTGAAATCGGTAATATCAAATGGAGTCCTGTGCAATATGTTTATCGTCAATGGGCGGATTTATACCGCGAAGGGGATCAGTATATTTATGTCAATCGTGGTTTTGGTTTTCTTGGCTATCCCGGAAGGGTAGGTATGCCACCAGAACTTACGATCATGGAATTAAAAAGAGGATAG